The Gemmatimonadota bacterium DNA segment CCGTAGGGCAGCCGCCGGCCGAACACCCAGAGCGGCTCGCCCCAGCGCAGCCCCGCCGTCTTATCGGTCTCGGCAGTGCCGTAGACGCAATTGAAGAAATCCGTCGAGCTCGCCTCACGCGCGCCGGTGACGCGGTGGATCGACTGATCGCGGTAAGCCAGGTTCACCTCCGGCTCCATGACCGCGATGATGCGCAGGTAGTCATACGAGCCGCACAGCGGCGTGGCCGTGGGCACCCGGAACTTGCCCGTGAAGCGGATGGTGCCCGTGTCCCCCTTGGCTGTGCCGGCGGCGGAGGTTAGGTCGCCTTCCCAGAAGAACTGGGCGAAGTCGGAGCGGAATGCTATGCTGTCGAAGGTCTCGATGTAGAACTGCAGGCTGGCCGTAGCCAGGCGCTTGATCTCCTCCGGCGTGCGCTGGTAGCGCACATCCACGGTGAAGGTGCGCTCGGCCGCGCCGCCCGCGGCGAAGGTGGTGCCCGCAACCGGCTGGAGCGTGGTGCGGTCGAAGGCGATGGCCGTGAAGCTGGGTCTGCCCGCGGGCGCGCTGGGCAGCTCGCTCTCCTCGCAGGCGGAGAGCCAGAGTAGCGCCGTGGCCGCCAGCGGTGCCAGGCGGCAGGCGCGGCCGTGCAACCTTGCTCGGCTCATGGGCTTACCTCTGGGGAAGTTTCAGCCGACGATGGCCCGGCCGAGAAGCAGCTCGCCCTCAACCTCGCCCTTCTTTACCGGATGCTGGCGCTGGCCCGTAGCCTCAGGCACCTTTTGCGAGACGTACTGATACGCCTCGTCCACCGTGATCACGCCATCGCGGTTGCGGTCGCCCGCGCCGCGCAGCCCCTCGAGCAGGAAGTACGTGAACACGCCGTGCCCGAGATCCGAGCGCTCCTCGCTCGGCTCGTTGGCACTGGACGCGGAAAGGATGACGCGCCCCTTGCCACTGCCGCTCAGCCGATCGAGGAAGCCGTCCGTGATGTTCGCGCGCCTGGCGCCGGTGAACACGGTGCGTCCGCCCGAGGCGCCGCTGTAGCAAGCATCGGCAATGAAGACGATGCGCTCCGCCTGGATGCGCTCGAAGATGGTGGCCACTTCCTTCATCGCGATGGCGGTAGCGATCAGGTTCTCCGGATCCGCATCGGCGGTCAGCAGGTACTTCTCCAGGCCATCCCCGTCCAGGCTGGAGGGATCGCTCTCGGGCGCGCCGTGGCCCGCGAAGTAAATGATGACCATGTCCTCCCTGGCGGCGCGCTTGCGCAGCTCGGTGCCCAGGATGGTCATCATCTGCAGCCGGTTCGCCTCCCGGTCCACCCGCTTGAAGATGTTTTCCTTGGGCACACCCAGTCCGCGCAGCAGGTAGTCGTAGAAGGCATCCGCATCGGCCACCGTGTAGTTGAGCGGCGGCACGGCGGCATGCTCGTACTTGCCAATGCCGATCACGGCTGCCCAGATGCGCGTGCGCTTCACCTCCAGCTTCAGGTCCCGAGCTTCCTCGGTGGTCTGCCCGTGGATGTTCCTGGCCCGGATGACCAGCCGGTTCACCGGCTCCGTGAGGTGGATATCGTGATAGAAATTGACAATGGTGCCCTTGTTGGCGAGCTGGCCGGCAGCCTGCGCGCCGGCGGCGCCCGGGCGGACGACCATCTGGATCCCGCGCGTCCCCGTCTGCACGTTGCCGTAGCGGCGGCCGTTCACCTCGACTTCCAGGTCGGCCACGCCGTAGTTGTCAAAGACCGTGCCCTGCACGCGGACCAGCTCGGACTGCACCGGCTCATCGGGCAGGGGCGTGAGGATGGCCACCTTGGGCGGCTCTTTCGGCTGCTGCGCCAGTTTGGCCAGCTCCTCCTGCCGCTTCGCTTCCGCAATGCGCCTGATCTCGGAGTCGGCAGCCTGGGCGTAACGCGTCGCCTCCTGAACGAGCTGCCGCGATGTCGTGACGTCCTTCGCCAGTTCCAGCACCAGGTTGAACTTGGCCAGCGCGCCCTCATACTCGGCCCGGTCCAGTAGCTCCTTCCCCTTGCGCAGGATCTCCCATGCCTTGGCCTCAAACAGCGCCGCCTCCGTCAGCACCGGCTGCGCCGGCGCTGGCGCCGGTGCGGGCGGAGCCACCGGGGCCGGCTTGGGCTCCGGCCGTGGCGCAGGCACGGGAGCCGGGGCCGGCGCGGGCGCGGGGCGCACGGGCTCCGGCCGGGGCTGCGGGGCCGGTGTTGGGACCGGCGGCGTGGGCGCGGGCCGTACAGGCTCTGGCCTGGGCTGCGGCGCAGGGGCCGGGGCCGGGGCCGGCGGAGCCACCGGGGCCGGCACGGGCTCCGGCCGGGGCTGCGGGGCCGGTGTTGGGACTGGCGGCGTGGGCGCGGGCCGTACAGGCTCTGGCCTGGGCTGCGGAGCCGGCGTGGGGGCCGGTGCAGGCGCAGGAGCGGGCGGCTCGTCCGGCTCTTCGGCCAGCGGGCGCTCGACCGGCGGCTTCTCGGTAGCCTTCTTGGGCGTGACCGGCCGCTGGCCCGTCACCATGGCCAGCGGCGGGGCCTCGATCTTGATCCGGGCCAGCTCGGCGTCGAGCGCCCGGCGCTGCAACTGGTCGCGGTAGCGCCGGGCCTCGCTGTTGCCGGGATCCAGGGAAAGCACACCGTCGAAGGCGGCCAGCGCGGCCGTGTACTCGCCTCGCTGCTGCAGCGCGATCCCCGCCTGCAGCTTGGCGTTCAGCTCCTGGCGCCGCCTCGCCTCTGCTGCCGCCAGCGCCGCAGCGTCGGCCTTGGGACCGCTCGCCGCCGCCAGCAGCACCTCGAGCTGCCGCCCATGCGCATCCGACTTCTGCACCTCGCCGGCTGCGGCCTCCCGCTTCAAATGGTCGAGCGCCTTATCCGTCTCGCCGCGGTTGTAGTACGCGACTCCCAGATAGAATTGGGGGAAATAACGGATGAACCGCATCCCGTAGGTGCGCGCCTTGAGACTCGAGCTCTTGTTCTTCTTGAGCGCCTGATCGAGCGCCGCAATCGCCCCGTCCCAGTCGGAACGCTCGATGGCGCGCAGCCCGCGGTCG contains these protein-coding regions:
- a CDS encoding caspase family protein — translated: MLRSWTAISGILLLGLLAGADHVAAGADELWYVYYDRGLRAIERSDWDGAIAALDQALKKNKSSSLKARTYGMRFIRYFPQFYLGVAYYNRGETDKALDHLKREAAAGEVQKSDAHGRQLEVLLAAASGPKADAAALAAAEARRRQELNAKLQAGIALQQRGEYTAALAAFDGVLSLDPGNSEARRYRDQLQRRALDAELARIKIEAPPLAMVTGQRPVTPKKATEKPPVERPLAEEPDEPPAPAPAPAPTPAPQPRPEPVRPAPTPPVPTPAPQPRPEPVPAPVAPPAPAPAPAPQPRPEPVRPAPTPPVPTPAPQPRPEPVRPAPAPAPAPVPAPRPEPKPAPVAPPAPAPAPAQPVLTEAALFEAKAWEILRKGKELLDRAEYEGALAKFNLVLELAKDVTTSRQLVQEATRYAQAADSEIRRIAEAKRQEELAKLAQQPKEPPKVAILTPLPDEPVQSELVRVQGTVFDNYGVADLEVEVNGRRYGNVQTGTRGIQMVVRPGAAGAQAAGQLANKGTIVNFYHDIHLTEPVNRLVIRARNIHGQTTEEARDLKLEVKRTRIWAAVIGIGKYEHAAVPPLNYTVADADAFYDYLLRGLGVPKENIFKRVDREANRLQMMTILGTELRKRAAREDMVIIYFAGHGAPESDPSSLDGDGLEKYLLTADADPENLIATAIAMKEVATIFERIQAERIVFIADACYSGASGGRTVFTGARRANITDGFLDRLSGSGKGRVILSASSANEPSEERSDLGHGVFTYFLLEGLRGAGDRNRDGVITVDEAYQYVSQKVPEATGQRQHPVKKGEVEGELLLGRAIVG